The window CGTCGAGGTCGCGAAGACGTCCTTGCAGATCCTCGACGTAGCGGAGAATTTCCTCGTCCGGGACTCCGCTTCCGGCCTTCTTCGTCAGCTCTTCGCCGAGGCCCATCAGGATGCGGCGCCAGCTCAGGCCGCGGAGTCGGTTCGTCCACCACTCGAGCCCGCCGCCCGGGGGGGCCGCGGCGTCCAGATCTGATAGGTACGCGAGACCGCCCGCAGCCTCGAGCTTCCCACGGCGTTCCAGGTCGGCCCGGACGCTGAGGAGGTCCGGCGGACCTCCCGTGGCGGCCACCGCGAGGCAGGCGGACCAGATCAGCTTGTGACGTGGGTGATGGAAGTCGGTCGGGCGGAGGATGTCGCGCGCGTCACCGAACGCGGCCGGGTTGACCAGCACCTTCCCGAGGATCGCGCGCTCGATGCTGGGATCGTTCGGTAGAACAACCGCGGTATCGGTGCTCACGCTGCACTCGCGAGCCGACGGTCGGCGGTCACGATCGGCGCGTCGTTCGCGTCTCGTCGCCTCGTTCGCCTCGGGCGTGGACGCTCGAGGCCGAGCCGGAGACGGGCCGCGTGCTCGACGAGCCGGAGCACGGAGTCGACGTCGAGGCGCGCGGCCGCGCGGAGCAGCACCAGGAGCAGGGCCGGGTCGGGCGCCGCGGCTCCGGAAGAGACTGCGCGCAGCCCACGTCGAAGGGGCATCAGTTCGGCTCCCCGCGGCTTGGGACGAGCGTGGCGAGTTCGGCGCGGAGTGCGGCGAGCTCGGCGGAGTCATGGGCCGGATCCTGCTGGGCGAGCGTGTCCTGCACGAGGGCGGCAACCGCTAGTGCGGCGAGGGTGAACTGGTCAGGTGGAAGACAGTTCAGCCAGAAAACGATGCGCCGCATCATGCCTTCGCGATCCGCGGCGCTCACGGTTGCGGCTCCTTGGGCTCCCACGCCGGCGCGTTCGCGATCAGCTCTTTGACCGATGCCGCTTCGATCAAGAGGATGCCGCCGACCTTCCGGCCGCGGAGAGTCCCCTCGTGGAGCCGAGCGAAGACCCACGGTTTCGAGAAACCGAACTCGGCCCGCAGTTCACGGACGCGGAACCACTCGCGGTCCGGATTCACGCGGGCTCCTCGACGGGTGCGCCGTGTCCGTCCGGGTCGCCCATCCGGTCCGGATCGTCGCCGTCGTCGTCGGGCGGCGGGATGTCCGGGAAGCCGTCGTCCTCGTCCTCGAGGCCGCTCGCGATCATCCGTCGCATGAGATCGAGCACCGCGCGGATGATCGCCGGGTTCGTCGAACCGAGCAGCGGTTCGCTCGTCGAACCGTCGGCGGCCGCCTCTGCGATCCATAGGATCTTGGCCACGTTCGCCTCCGGGGGGCGCAATACCGGCGCCGTCACCCCTTATGCGAACGTGTGACACTCAGCGGGTGGTGTGGTGGGGCTTTCGGGCGAGGCGGTCGAGGCGGGATCCGATCTGCCGGGCGTTCGCGTGGGTGGTGCAGAGGCGGGCGGCGATCTGCGCGTACGTCATCCCTTGGTCTCGGAGCCCCAACAGCGCCTTCTGACGATCCGTGAGACGGCCGGCAAGGCGGTGGTAGATCCTCAGGTCCGGCGGGTGGATGTAGGCCGGAACCTCTCGCTTTGGGTTGTCCTCGAGAATTCGCCTAGCGGCGTTCGAGAGAGTTTCCTGGCGGAGCCATCGGCGATAGCGGCCCGACGACAGATCGGAAGGGCGCACCGGCGAAACGGCGCCCGAGCTCCCGTCGTCGATGATCCCGAGTCCGTCAGCGCGGATCCACTTCGTCCCGAGCCGGAACCGCCTCGCTTCCTCGCGGGACGCGAATGCCTCCATCATCGCGGCCGGAAAGACCTCTTCGCGAAGCCATCGGCGAAGCCCCTCGGGTCCGCGCTTGGTTTTCTCCTGCGCGAGGCGGCGTCGAAGACGAGGGTTACGCAGGTACCGCGGGAAATACGAACAGTGGGAGACAAGGCGATTGACGGCCTCTTCCCGCAAGTCATCGAACTCGGCCATGGCGAGGGGGTCGCCGAAGAGGACGCCGAGGATGCTTCTGCTCGCCTTCTCCATCGGTCCGGCGATCTCCCACGGGATACCCTCTTTGCGTATCAGGGCGCGCCAGGGGTCAGAGGCGTCCATGTTGTGGACGGCCTGTTCCCTCTCGCGTTCGATCTCGTCGTCCGTCAGCAGGGGTTCATTGAGGCCCTCCGAGACGCGGCGGGAAAACGATCGGATCATCTCGAGTAGCTTCTCGTCGTCGAGGTCGGGACGCAGCCAGCGGCCCAGCCGGAGTTCCTCTCGGAGGTGCTCCGTCAGCCCGTCGTGGTCGGGGTCAGGGGGGGGTCTGGCAGCCATTCCGCCTCCTGGAAGCGGTCCTGGAAGAGTGAAGCGGCCCCGCTGGCGGTCCAGGAATCCCGCCCCGGTAGCTATCCGGCGCGGGGCCGCGACGAGGATACGTCAGCCCGGGCCCCGGGCGGCAGCCTTGAAGCTGCGGCAGCGACCTGCGACCTTTACAGCGACCTGGGTATTCGAGGTCTCCCCCGGGGCGCCCCGAACGGCCCGTAAGTTGTTGACTGGTTTGGAGCGGGAAACGGGATTCGAACCCGCGACCCTCAGCTTGGGAAGCTGATGCTCTACCAACTGAGCTATTCCCGCATGCGTCGCGAAGGTGCGAGCATAGCGGGAGTTAGCCGGTTCCGTCAAGGGCCGTCGGGGCGTCCGCCGGCGCCGTCCTGAACAATTCTCGAAGTACGCTCGGCCTGCGCGCTATCCCCCGATGTAAGAGCGATGCTCCCAGCCCGGGGTGCAGCAGCAGCATTCGACCGAGATCGGGGATCCATGGCCGCTGTTGCCGTTACCTTCCTGGCACAATCCGATCCCGGTATACGGCGATTCTTCACAGGTGCGCACGCAGTAATACTGCAGCTTCCTGCACTTGGTGGTGTCCCTGATGACGCCTACACGATCCGAATCGCTCAAGGTCGTCGATCCGACTTGACCCGCGAGCGTCGACGCTCCGTCGACGAGAACCACGAGAACACCCACCACGATGCCAAGACGAATCCAGAAGTTTTTCATTTTGCCCCTCCTGTTGCGCAGGCGACTCGCTCTGGCGGTGATCATACGCTCAGCGGGGCCGGCTGACAGCACGCGTCTCCAATCCGTCTCCAGCACCTTCATTGGATTCGGGAAGGACGGTGGGAGACTCCAGGGGGCCAGCCGCACTCCCGTGCCTCAAGTCCGAATCCAGCCGCCGCCCAGCACCAGGTCGCCGTCGTAGGCGACAGCGGCCTGGCCGGGAGCGACGGCCCGCTGCGGCTCGTCGAAGCGGACGACCGCGGTGCCGTCCCCCAGGTCGTCGAGGGTCGCCTTCGCGCCGGAATGGGTCGAGCGGATCTTCACGGTGGCGCGCACCGGGCCGACCGGGCGATCGAAGGGGATCCACCTGACGCGCTCGATCGTGCAGCGATCACTCAGGAGATCCTCGCTCCCCCCGACCACGACCCTCCGGCTCTCCTCGTCGATCCGCACGACGTAGAGCGGGCGCCCCGCCGCGACGCCGAGCCCGCGGCGCTGGCCGACCGTGAAGCCGGCGATCCCCTCGTGCCTCGCCAGCGCCCTTCCCTCGACGTCCACGATCTCTCCCGGCTCGGAGGCTTCGGCGATACCGCCGCGCTCCAGGAAGTCGCGGTAGCTCTCCCCGCGGCTCAGGAAGCAGAGGTCCATCGACTCGGGCTTGTCGGCCACCCTCAGGCCGAGGGAGCGCGCCGCCTCCCGGACCTCGTCCTTGGTCATCCGGCCGAGCGGGAACTCCGCCGCACGCCGCTGCTCCTCGGAGAGATCGAACAGGAAGTACGACTGGTCCTTCCCCTCGTCCGCGGCCCTCCTGAGCAGCGTGCGCCCGCTCCGCGCGTCGCGCTCGAGCCTCGCGTAGTGACCGGTCGCCACCGTTGACGCGCCGACCTCGCGGGCCTTCCCGACCAGCGCGCCGAACTTCAGGAACGTGTTGCAGCCGACGCAAGGCGACGGCGTCCGCCCGCGCGCGTAGTCCGCCTTGAACGGGTCGAGGACGAGCCTGCGGAAGTCCTCCTCCATGTCGAGGACGTGGTGCGGGAAGCCGAAGCTTCTCGCGACCTGCCGTGCGTCCTGGCAGTCGTCGAGAGAGCAGCAGCGGGCTTTCTCCCCGCCTCCCCCGCCCTCGTGGCGACGCGCGAGGTACATGGAGAAGCCCACCAGCGGCCGCCCCTCCCGCGCGAGCAGCGCCGCCGCGACGGA is drawn from Terriglobia bacterium and contains these coding sequences:
- the mnmA gene encoding tRNA 2-thiouridine(34) synthase MnmA — its product is MAGELTAVAMSGGVDSSVAAALLAREGRPLVGFSMYLARRHEGGGGGEKARCCSLDDCQDARQVARSFGFPHHVLDMEEDFRRLVLDPFKADYARGRTPSPCVGCNTFLKFGALVGKAREVGASTVATGHYARLERDARSGRTLLRRAADEGKDQSYFLFDLSEEQRRAAEFPLGRMTKDEVREAARSLGLRVADKPESMDLCFLSRGESYRDFLERGGIAEASEPGEIVDVEGRALARHEGIAGFTVGQRRGLGVAAGRPLYVVRIDEESRRVVVGGSEDLLSDRCTIERVRWIPFDRPVGPVRATVKIRSTHSGAKATLDDLGDGTAVVRFDEPQRAVAPGQAAVAYDGDLVLGGGWIRT